DNA sequence from the Sulfurimonas sediminis genome:
TTGTTGAGTTCTTTAAAACCCGTGTCAACGCCGACAAGTACGGAGTTACCACGTGCTTTCATCTCTTTGATGTATTCCATTGTGTCAAAGGTCATTTTCGGAGAGTCTTTGAAGTCGCTTGTCTGGTTGTCCTGTGTGATTTCATAGAGTTTTTTCTCTACAATGTCAACCACTTCGGCAGAGGGGAGTTCTTCTTCTACCGTCACGCGTTTTATCTCAGTTGTGAGTGTGAGCAAATGGCGTTTGAGTGATTTGTCTTTGATCTCATCAACATAGGCTTTTGTATTTGAAATAGGATTGGCAGAGAGAATCTCAAGTAAAACCTGTTCATCAAATTTTTTGGCCTTGATGAGCTCTTTTTTGATGAATTCTTCATCTATGGGCTGATCTTTTTGTAAAAGGGTGAGCATAGCTTGAAATATATCCTGATGTGCCGGCAGATAAAAATCATCTTTTTTCAGTATAACGCTGAGCTCATCAAACTGGCTTGGTTCAAAAACTATAGAGCTTAAAACACTGCGCTCAAAAGCGAGGTTGTAGAGATTGTCCTGCATTGATTCCCTTTGCATATAGTAAAAAGATTTTACCATAAGAGGGTTTAAATGGAGTTGATAAGTATTAACAATTGCAGAGTATACTTTTGTATAAAAATAAGGAAAAATAATGAAAGATTTAAGTCAACTGCTGCTATTACTGTTTTTTGCACTCACTTTTACGGTAGGGTGCAGTGATGAGAAAAAAGAAACAAAGGTTGTTACCGTAAAAAAGTCGGATATAGTACTAAAAACCATTGGTGTGAACGGAATGACCTGTATGGGGTGTGAAGTCACACTTGAGGGCGCAGTTTCCAAGATAGAAGGTGTTGTAAAAGTGAAAGCCTCTGCAAAAAACAACCAGGCAGCAGTAGAGTTTGACAAAACAAAAACAGATGAGGAAAGTATCAGAAAAAGTATTATAGAATCAGGGTATGAGGTGAACTGATGAGTCTGTTTTTTAACTTTGGAGAAACTGTTTCTGAGTTTGACTTTAAAGTGATAAATGAAAGAGAGGCACGAGCAAGTGCCGGTATAATGTTCCTATTGGGATTGCTAAGCCTTTTTAGTGTGTATCAATTTCGTACACTTTTATGGGCAGAACTGTTTTCTATAACTTTTATCTTTGAATTTTTTGTGCGAATGTTTATTAACCCGAAATATGCTCCCTATATGCTTCTTGCTTCTGTTATAGTGGCAAATCAGAAACCGGAATGGGTGGAAGCAAAACCAAAACAATTTGCCTGGGCATTAGGAATGCTTTTGGGTGTGATAATGACATATTATCTGGTGTTTGACATTATTTCTTTGACACGTTTAGGTATTTGTATTCTTTGTTTAGCACTGCTTTTTTTAGAATCTGCATTTGGAATTTGTTTAGGATGTCTTCTGTATCACCAGTTGAATATTAGATTGAGCAGATGCCCTGGAGGTGTATGTGAGTTTGGTGTATCAAGAAGAGAGATAAAGTACAGGTATGTTGTTTTGTCATTGTTTGCAACTCTTTTTATTCTGACATATTTGGGGCTTCAGGAATATAAATATACTCCTTTGCATAAAGTTGTGATTATAGAAGGGTAAGCATGGTGTTTATATGCTCTTTTTAG
Encoded proteins:
- a CDS encoding cation transporter, with translation MKDLSQLLLLLFFALTFTVGCSDEKKETKVVTVKKSDIVLKTIGVNGMTCMGCEVTLEGAVSKIEGVVKVKASAKNNQAAVEFDKTKTDEESIRKSIIESGYEVN
- a CDS encoding DUF4395 domain-containing protein, encoding MSLFFNFGETVSEFDFKVINEREARASAGIMFLLGLLSLFSVYQFRTLLWAELFSITFIFEFFVRMFINPKYAPYMLLASVIVANQKPEWVEAKPKQFAWALGMLLGVIMTYYLVFDIISLTRLGICILCLALLFLESAFGICLGCLLYHQLNIRLSRCPGGVCEFGVSRREIKYRYVVLSLFATLFILTYLGLQEYKYTPLHKVVIIEG